The Lactuca sativa cultivar Salinas chromosome 2, Lsat_Salinas_v11, whole genome shotgun sequence genome includes a window with the following:
- the LOC111915960 gene encoding uncharacterized protein LOC111915960, whose translation MVTGIYKGQELIDAVFSWSLADVLNRNLYNGKVSSTYYSKTTSTLFFVTEIPKTFSSVSDYTKSFFYPLLEEIHADLLSKILEVNRSPIAKIVSLKNSTGLLYTIMLKRYQGSYVPVVGDLIALTNVRPKSVDDLKRPNKSFLIAFVHDCILMKKSECQLLVLSSKPINQQEDEDTYRRKGVEYYAVHLTTLQETGLVGTTIVVSKEANLFSLSDIASKLGLKELKHVDLQFGSFNIGIGSCILLLRFCSLRICSFTIESKNRLDISDLAIQFGCATILELPAKVVLLNLLKEDDLEKILINQPLNNVHIKNRMIEEDCAECSIDTTRDMTLSKMREALKSFQLNSSQEAAVLSCIATRECSHQKTLSLIWGPPGTGKTNTIGWLLFMLLSMKCRTLTCAPTNIAVVGVTKRVLSLVKDSLPFGTYGLGDIVLFGGERMKIDDCKDLSNVFLEFRVKILADSLREWKDISEWMISFLEDPQKKYHFCSTEKQNVMPFEQFVMKEFSFYGNRLISCIESLYTHMPTSVISAEAAKQMNVLVHSLKVLEELMTQTVICEDLNRLYDSSTGVIVSLDRCIMSCLEILVYLRSTLRFPKFEKDYKIKKFCLANACLVFSTASSSINLSYGRTKPLEFLVIDEAAQLKECESLIPLQLRGLKHVILVGDERQLPATVQSKISEEAGFGRSLFERLVSLGHKKHLLNVQYRMHPSISQFPNREFYDKQIFDGVNVKSSGYGKRFLQGSIYGSYSFINVSSGREEFDKSHSMRNLMEAAIVAEIISNLYKESVSRKQRVSVGCISPYKAQVNAIQDKLGNKYMDSEDYFSVNVQSIDGFQGSEEDVIIISTVRCNSRASVGFLSDHRRTNVALTRARYCLWILGNGSTLMNSGSIWKYIVVNAKDRGRFYNASEDKNLAQAAMFALVELRQFNNLFHKDSFLFNGVKWQEVVTLLVQLLSGWRKDGNHKVNIPGTCMHNLESYNVTPDLCLIWAVDIVVQNSLCIQVIKIWDVLPATKIEQLAKILMEKVYGNYTVNMMNRCMEKHVDGKLMLPITWPMNSDSDLSWSFKNNLDATRATSVWNSRYKRMKGT comes from the exons ATGGTGACGGGCATATATAAGGGTCAAGAATTGATTGATGCGGTGTTTTCTTGGTCTCTGGCTGACGTTCTTAACAGAAATCTGTACAATGGAAAGGTGAGTTCCACTT ATTATTCCAAAACCACCTCAACACTGTTTTTT GTAACAGAGATTCCCAAGACATTTTCATCTGTCTCTGACTATACCAAGTCTTTCTTCTATCCGCTTCTTGAAGAAATACATGCGGACTTGCTATCAAAGATACTAGAAGTCAACCGTTCTCCTATTGCCAAGATTGTTAGTTTGAAAAACTCCACAGGTTTATTATACACCATTATGCTTAAGAGATATCAAGGATCTTATGTACCTGTGGTTGGAGATCTCATTGCTTTGACTAATGTAAGGCCAAAATCTGTTGATGATCTGAAGAGGCCAAACAAGTCTTTCCTCATTGCTTTTGTGCATGACTGTATCCTTATGAAGAAATCAGAATGTCAACTTTTGGTTTTGTCATCAAAACCAATCAATCAACAAGAGGATGAAGATACTTATAGAAGGAAGGGTGTAGAATATTATGCTGTTCACCTAACCACACTACAAGAAACAGGACTTGTAGGGACGACAATTGTCGTCTCTAAAG AAGCCAATTTGTTTTCTCTTTCGGATATTGCAAGTAAGTTAGGGCTTAAGGAATTGAAGCACGTCGATCTTCAATTTGGCTCATTCAATATCGGAATCGGAAGTTGTATTCTCTTACTACGATTTTGTTCATTACGAATTTGCTCATTTACCATCGAAAGCAA GAATCGATTAGATATTAGTGATTTAGCTATTCAATTTGGATGTGCTACTATATTAGAGCTACCTGCCAAAGTAGTTCTATTAAATTTActcaaagaagatgatttagagAAGATCCTGATTAATCAACCATTAAATAATGTTCACATCAAGAACCGAATG ATTGAAGAAGATTGTGCTGAATGTTCAATCGATACAACTCGAGACATGACTTTATCAAAGATGAGAGAAGCTCTCAAATCATTTCAGCTTAATAGTTCCCAAGAAGCTGCTGTTTTGAGCTGCATTGCTACAAGAGAATGCAGTCACCAAAAAACATTAAGCTTAATATGGGGACCTCCAGGGACTGGAAAGACAAATACTATTGGTTGGTTATTGTTTATGTTGCTGAGCATGAAATGCAGAACCCTGACTTGTGCTCCTACGAATATTGCAGTTGTAGGAGTTACCAAAAGAGTTTTGAGCTTGGTGAAGGATTCATTGCCATTTGGTACTTATGGTTTAGGAGATATAGTTTTATTTGGTGGAGAAAGAATGAAGATAGACGATTGCAAAGACCTTTCAAATGTATTCTTAGAATTCCGTGTCAAGATTCTTGCTGATAGTTTGAGAGAATGGAAAGATATCAGTGAGTGGATGATTAGTTTCCTTGAGGATCCTCAAAAGAAGTACCACTTTTGCTCAACAGAAAAGCAAAATGTTATGCCTTTTGAGCAGTTTGTGATGAAGGAGTTCAGCTTCTATGGAAATCGTCTTATATCTTGTATTGAAAGCTTGTACACGCATATGCCAACATCTGTCATTTCGGCTGAGGCAGCTAAACAAATGAATGTACTTGTTCATTCTCTTAAAGTTCTTGAAGAACTAATGACACAAACAGTTATTTGTGAAGACTTAAATCGATTATATGATTCCAGCACAGGAGTAATTGTTAGTTTAGATCGTTGTATAATGTCATGCCTTGAGATACTCGTATACCTTCGAAGCACACTTCGTTTTCCAAAATTTGAGAAagattataaaattaaaaaattttgtTTGGCGAATGCCTGTTTGGTATTTTCCACAGCATCGAGCTCCATCAACTTGAGTTATGGCAGGACAAAACCTTTGGAGTTTCTTGTCATTGATGAGGCTGCTCAGCTAAAGGAATGTGAATCTCTTATACCTTTGCAGCTTCGAGGTCTTAAACATGTTATTCTAGTTGGGGATGAAAGACAACTCCCAGCCACAGTTCAAAGCAAG attagtGAGGAGGCTGGATTCGGAAGGAGCTTATTCGAGAGACTTGTATCCCTAGGGCATAAGAAGCACCTTCTTAATGTTCAATACAGGATGCATCCATCCATAAGCCAGTTTCCAAATAGGGAATTCTATGACAAACAAATCTTCGATGGTGTGAATGTCAAGAGCAGTGGTTATGGGAAGCGTTTTCTCCAAGGAAGTATATATGGGTCGTACTCTtttataaatgtaagttctggtcGAGAGGAGTTTGATAAGAGTCATAGCATGAGAAATCTCATGGAAGCGGCTATTGTGGCTGAAATCATTTCAAATCTCTATAAAG AATCTGTTTCAAGAAAACAAAGGGTAAGTGTTGGTTGCATATCACCATACAAGGCTCAGGTAAATGCAATACAGGATAAACTTGGCAATAAGTATATGGATTCTGAAGATTACTTCTCTGTGAATGTCCAATCCATTGATGGCTTTCAAGGGAGTGAAGAGGATGTAATTATTATATCCACAGTGAGATGTAACAGTAGAGCGTCTGTTGGTTTTCTTTCAGATCATCGAAGAACTAATGTGGCATTAACTAGAGCTAG ATATTGCTTGTGGATTTTGGGAAATGGATCGACTTTGATGAATAGTGGCTCTATTTGGAAGTATATAGTTGTTAATGCTAAAGACCGTGGCCGTTTTTACAATGCTAGTGAAGACAAAAACTTGGCTCAAGCTGCCATGTTTGCTTTAGTTGAGCTTCGTCAGTTTAATAACTTATTCCATAAGGATTCATTTCTTTTTAATGGGGTAAAATGGCAG GAAGTGGTTACTCTTCTAGTTCAACTTTTGAGTGGCTGGCGAAAAGATGGAAACCATAAAGTGAACATACCAGGAACATGTATGCATAATCTGGAGTCGTACAATGTAACACCAGACTTGTGTTTGATTTGGGCTGTAGATATTGTAGTACAAAATTCACTTTGCATTCAGGTGATAAAGATTTGGGATGTTTTGCCAGCCACCAAGATTGAACAACTGGCAAAGATATTAATGGAAAAAGTATATGGGAATTATACTGTCAATATGATGAACCGCTGCATGGAAAAGCACGTTGATGG GAAGTTGATGCTTCCAATTACATGGCCTATGAATTCAGACTCTGATCTAAGCTGGTCCTTCAAAAATAATTTAGATGCAACAAGAGCTACAAGTGTTTG gaATTCCAGATATAAAAGGATGAAAGGTACTTAA